A segment of the Streptomyces sp. Tu 2975 genome:
CCACCGCTCCACGGGCCGGTCGGGGGCGCCGAAGAGATGGCCGTACCAGCCGGGCGAGTCGATGCCCGCCCCGTAGCCGGAGCGGCGCGCCAGCCTGCGGTGGGTCCAGGGCACCCACGTGATGTCCGCTTTGACCTTGGGCAGCCCCTTGAGGACGGCCTTGTCCGCGGCGACCGTCGTCGCGGTCATGAGCGCCGGCACGTGCCAGGCGCCGCAGACGACGGCGACGCCGTCGTCCCCGAACTCCCTTTTCGCGGCGCGGAGCTGGAGCCTCATGAACGCCTCGCGCACGAGGTCACGGTCGTGACCACCGTGGCCGTACGTCTCCCGCAGGGCCGCCATGGCCTCGGCCAGTGCGGCGAACGGCGCGAACGGGTCGGGCTCGCCGGCCGCGCCGTCAACCGATCCGCGGTCCGGTGCCGGGCGGGCGCCCCTGAGCTCGACGACGTCCTCCCACCAGCGCTCCGGGTCGTCGTACCCGGCGGCTCCGGCGAGGACCGCGATCGGGTCGACCCGCACGTCCGGCGTGCCCTCCGAGGGGTCCTCCTGTCCTGGCCCCCCCTCCCCGGTCAGCGCGAGCGAATGCGCCGCGGGCAGGTCGATGAAGCGCACGGCCGCGCCGTTGGCCAGCGCCCACCGGATCGCCACCCACTCGGGGGAGAACTCGGCCAGCGGCCAGAACGCGGCCCTGCCCGGATCGTCCGCGGCGTGCGCGAGCAGGGCGACGGGCGGACGCATCTGCTCGTCGGCGGCCAGCGGGAGCAGTGCGTCGCCCTCCGGCGGGCCTTCGATCAGTACGGCCGCGGGGGCTGCCGCCTCCAGCGCGGCCCGCACCGCCCGGGCCGAGCCGGGCCCGTGGTGGCGGACCCCGAGCAGGAGCGGGGTCGTCATGCGCTCACCTCGCGGCAGGCGCGGTAGAAGTCCTTCCAGCCGTCCCGCTCGCGCACCACCGTCTCCAGATACTCCTGCCAGACGACCCGGTCGGCGGCCGGGTCCCGCACGACCGCGCCGAGGATGCCCGCGGCCACGTCCCCCGGGCGCAGCACGCCGTCCCCGAAGTGCGCCGCCAGGGCGAGACCGCCGGTGACCACGGAGATCGCCTCTGCCGTCGACAGCGTCCCGGACGGGGACTTGATCTTCGTGCGGCCGTCGGTGGACACCCCGTCGCGCAGCTCGCGGAAGACGGTGACCACCCGCCGGATCTCCTCGAGCCCCTCCGGCGCGGCCGGCAGGTCGAGCGAACGTCCTATCTGGTCGACGCGCCGTGACACGATGTCGACCTCTGCCTCCGGCGTCAGGGGCAGCGGGAGGACGACGGTGTTGAAGCGCCGGCGCAGGGCACTGGACAGGTCGTTGACCCCGCGGTCGCGGTCGTTGGCGGTGGCGATGAGGTTGAAGCCGCGGACGGCCTGCACCTCCTGGCCCAGCTCCGGGACGGGCAGCGTCTTCTCGGAAAGAATCGTGATCAGCGTGTCCTGCACATCGGCCGGGATGCGGGTGAGCTCCTCGACGCGGGCAGTCATGCCCTCGGACATGGCGCGCATGACGGGGCTGGGCACCAGCGCGTCCCGGCTGGGGCCGTGCGCCAGCAGCTGGGCGTAGTTCCAGCCGTAGCGGATGGCTTCCTCCGGCGTGCCGGCGGTGCCCTGCACAAGGAGGGTGGAGTCACCACTGACGGCCGCCGCCAGATGCTCCGACACCCAGGTCTTCGCGGTGCCCGGCACGCCGAGGAGCAGCAGAGCACGGTCGGTGGCGAGCGTGGTGACGGCCACCTCGACGATCCGGCGGGGCCCCACGTACTTCGGTGTGATCACCGTGCCGTCGGGGAGCGTGCCGCCGAGCAGGTAGGTGGCGACGGCCCAGGGCGACAGCCGCCAGTTCACCGGCCGCGGCCGGTCGTCGGCCGCGGCCAGCGCCTTCAACTCGTCGGCGAATGCGTCCTCCGCGTGCGGCCGCAGGGCTTCGTTGCCCGCCTTGGCGACGGTTTCTGACACGGTCATGGATCCCCCTCCAGATCGTTCGACCCGATGTGGGATCCACGGTGCACCATGCCACTGACAATCGGTCCGACCTCGACATGACCGCAGGTCAGCGCCGAAAGCCGGTGTGGGCAAAGGGAGTCAGCCGCCGACCGGGGACTCCGCGATGCAGCCGCCCGCGGTGGCGAGGCCCTCGCCCGTCTCCTCCTTCAGCACCTTGCCCTTGTGCGTGATCCTGCACGTGACCTCGGTGCCGGTGAGGTCGGCGGCGACCGGCATCACCGCGGCGGGCATGATGCCGCGCAGCGTGACCGTCTTCGTCCACGGCAGGGTGGGCTTGTCCACCGTCTCGATCTTCGGGTTCATCGCCTCGCCGCCACCACCGTGGTACTGGATCGAGTCGACGTTCTTGCCCGTGACCTCGTACGTCACCTCGTACTTCTCGTCGACCACCTTGTCGACCTGGTCGACCGCCTCGGAACAGGCAGTGAGACCGAAGGCCAGGCCGGCCGCGATGCCGGTGGCCGTGACGGCGCGGACCGCCGTACGGATGGAGCGCTTCATGCTGGATCCCCCCGGATCTGCCGAATTCGACACTTCGTCAAAAGTAGCAAAGCAACGGCCGGCCAACACCCGTTCGGTACCGGTGGCTTCGCAGGTCAGGGCGATTGTCAGTGGCCCCCCTTAGCGTCGTTCCCATGCTGCTTTCAAACGGGGGAACGGCCCCTGCCTCCATGGATCAAGGGGCGGCGCGCTGGGCCGCGGAGCAGGTGCTGTCGCTGGCTCCTGACAACGCATCACGCAAGGCGGGAAGCAAGCTCGGCGCGGCCGGCCCGTGGTCGGGCGCGGGCTGCGACGCGTCCGGGGCCGTGTGGGGCCTGTGCAAGGGCAGCGGCAGCAAGCCGTACCAGACGGTCGTGGACACCACCGGCCCCGCGTACAAGTGCAGTTGCCCGAGCAGGAAGTTCCCGTGCAAGCACGCGCTGGGCCTGCTGCTGCTCTGGGCGTGCGACGAGCAGACCGTGCCGCAGTCCGAGGCGCCGGAGTGGGCGGACGGATGGCTGTCGGGACGCAGGAGCCGCGCGGCGGCCGAGGAACAGCCGGGCACCGGCTCGGGCGCCGCGAAGAGCGCCGACCCGGAAGCGGCGAGAAGGCGGGCGGAACGCAGGGCGGAGCGGATCACCGCGGGCGCCACGGAACTGGAGCAGCGGCTCGCCGACCTGCTGCGCGGCGGTCTCGCGGCCACCGAACGGTCCGGATACGGACTGTGGGAGGAGACCGCCGCACGGATGGTCGACGCCCAGGCACCGGGGCTCGCCGCGCGCGTCAGGGAGCTCGGCGCGATCCCCGGATCCGGGCCCGGCTGGCCGGTGCGGCTGCTGGAGGAGTGCGCCCTGATCCATCTGCTGGACTCCGCCTGGCTGGGTCGCGAGCGGCTGCCCGAGCCGCTCGCCGCCACCGTCCGGGGCAGGGTCGGTCTGCCGTCGGCCGCGGAAGGCCCCGCGGTCCGCGACCAGTGGCTGGTCCTCGCCCAGTACGACTCGGCCGACGGCAAGCTCACCACTCGCCGCGTCTGGCTGCACGGGCGTGGGTCGGAGCAAACGGCGCTGCTGCTCTCCTTCGGCGCGGCGGGCCGCTCTCCGCAACTCGCCCTGCCGGTCGGGCTGATGATCGACGCCGAAGTCACCCCGCACGGCGCCGGCCGGCCGAGGGCGGAGCTGGGCACGCGGTTCGGTCCGCCCGTCGCCATCGACGCGCCGCCTCCGGGCGGGCCGTGCGCCTCGGCGGCCGACGCGTACGGGCAGGCCCTGCGAGACGACCCGTGGCTGGATTCCTGGCCGGTCACCCTCACCGGCGTCATACCCGTGCCGGACGGGACGGGATGGCAGCTCGTAGACGCCGACGGCGGCGCGGCGCTGCCCGTCGCCGCCGCGGCGCTCACCCGCCCGGGCCTGTGGAAGCTCGTGGCCCTCGCCGGGGGCCGGCCGGTCACCGTGTTCGGCGAGTTCGGCCACAGGGGCTTCGTGCCGCTGACGGCCTGGCCGGAGGACATGTCCGAGACGGTCCCGCTGATCTGAACGTAGGGAGACCTCATGACCACCACCGCCAGTGCGTCGCCGTGGGAAGAGCTCGTCACCTCGGCCCTGCTCGGCACCGACCGCCGGACGCCGCCGGCCGGTACGACACCCGCCGGGAAGGACGCGCCCGTCGCCCTGCTCGACGCGGCTGCCCTGCACACCGTGCGGCGCCGGGCCGGGCTGAGTCCCGCGCCGCCGGCGGCGGACGGCACGCTGCCGGAGCCGGCGCCGCACGACGGGCGCCGCGCCCTTCCGCCGCCCGCGCGGCGACGGCTCGTCCAGCTGCTGGCCGACCGTTCCGGGTCCTCGGGTTCAGGGGGCAGGCGCGGCACGGCCCCGGACCTCACCGAGCTGCTCCCCCAATGGCTCGCCGCCGCCGACGAGCACGGCTACCAGGCACCGGCGTCCGTGCTGCCCGCGCTTCTCGACGCGGCCCGTGCCCGCACGGACCTGCGCCCCCATGCGCTGACGTTCGCCGGGCCGCGCGGACTGTGGCTCGCCCGGCTCAATCCCGAGTGGAAGTTCGCGCTGCGGGGCGGGTCCGCGGGCTCCACGCTGCCGGACATGGACGACATGGAGGCCGTGCGGAGTCTGTGGGAGGAAGGCCTGTTCGCCGAACGCGTCGCGCTGCTCGCAGGTCTGCGCACCCACGACGCGGGCGCCGCGCTGGAGCTGCTCGCCTCGACCTGGGTCACCGAGCGGGCGGAGGACCGGCTGATGTTCCTCGACTCCCTGCGATCTGGGCTGTCCGACGCCGACGAGCCCTTCCTGGAGCAGGCGTTGTCCGACCGCAGCCGCAACGTCCGTTCCACGGCCGCCGAACTCCTCTCCGCCCTGCCGCATTCCGCGCTCGCCGGCCGCATGGCCGCTCGCGCCGCGTCCTGCGTCGCCATGGACCGCAGCGGCGGCGCCGAAGCGACGATCGTCGTGGAGGCACCCCATGAATGCGACGCGGACATGCAGCGTGACGGCATCGTCCCGGCCCCTCCGTCAGGACGCGGCGAACGGTCCTGGTGGCTCGGCCAGCTGGTGGAGGCCGCCCCGCTGTCGGTCTGGCCGGACCGGCTGGGCGGACGCTCGGTGCGTGAGATCGTCGCGCTGCCGGTGTCCGACGGCTGGGCGGACGAACTGCACGCGGCATGGTGCCGGGCAGCGGTACGGCAGCAGGACGCCGACTGGTCGCGCGCCCTGCTCGGCACGCCCGCCGCACCGCCGTCGACGGGTCCGGGGACGACGTCGCCGGCCGAGCGGTCGAAGCTCCTCTCGGCCCTGCCGGACGATGAACGGGCCGCGTGGGTGGCCGAGTTCATAGCGGCGCACGGTCTGTCGGAAGCGTTCCAGCTGCTCGGGGTGTGCACGGTGCCGTGGGCCGCACCGCTCGGCCGGGCGGTCGTCGACGCCCTCGACATCGCGCGGGACGCGGGCAGCTACCCGTGGAGCTTCAGCGGCGTGATGGGCCTCGCGGAACGCTGCCTGTCGCCGGACGAGGCGGACCGTCTGGAGGTCCTCACGGCCGTACCGGACGAACAGGAGGACGCGTCACCGGGCGCGGGCGGTTACTGGTCGGAGGCGTTCCAGCGCCTCGTCTCGACGCTGCGCCTGCGGGCGATGATGCACGAGGAACTCGCCGCCGCCTGACCGCCCGGGCCGCCTGCTCCGCCGAGCGGCCCCCTAGGACCGGCGCCCGACAGGCTCCGCGCCGACCGTCCGCCCGAAGGCGGTGCGGAGAGGGCGGTGCGGGGCATGGGTGCAGACGTACACGAGGTGCCGGTGCCCCCGAAACGCCCCGGTTGCCGTGGCGCACGGACCGACGTCCGCGCGCTGCACCGGCCCGGGCGTCGCACCGCCCACCGGCGGCCCGGACCCGCCGGAAAGGGGTGCGGGCGGGGACGCGGGCGCAGGTGCGGTGCACGGTGCGGGCGTACCGGCGGGGAGTGGCGCGGGCGGGGAGTGGCGCGGGCGGGGACCGGCGCGGGGATGTGCGCGTGCGGGCGTACCGGCGCGCTCCGAGAGGCGAAGACCCCGCGGTCGCGTTACGCCCCGAGAAGTGAACACCCGGCGGTCCGCGCCGCGCCGGCCACGTCACGCCACGACCACGCCACGACCACGCCACCCAGTGGTGCGGCGCGGTGCCCGCAAGAACCGAAAACGACCGTGGTCGCGGCCGACTACGCCTCCGCGGTCGCCCGGACGTTCGCGTTGACCCAGTCCACGATCGACGCCGTCGTAGCGCCGGGCGTGAAGATCTCCGCGACGCCCTTCTCCTTCAGCGGCGCGATGTCCGCTTCCGGGATGATCCCGCCGCCGAAGACCTTGATGTCTTCCGCATCGCGCTCCTTGAGGAGCTCGATGACCTTCGCGAAGAGCGTGTTGTGCGCTCCGGAGAGGATCGACAGGCCGATCGCGTCGGCGTCCTCCTGGATAGCCGTGTCGACGATCTGCTCCGGTGTCTGGTGGAGCCCGGTGTAGATGACCTCCATACCGGCGTCGCGCAGCGCCCGCGCGATCACTTTGGCCCCGCGGTCGTGGCCGTCGAGACCCGGCTTGGCCACCACCACGCGGATCGGACCAGTCACACCCATCACTGCCTCCTG
Coding sequences within it:
- a CDS encoding MmpS family transport accessory protein; this translates as MKRSIRTAVRAVTATGIAAGLAFGLTACSEAVDQVDKVVDEKYEVTYEVTGKNVDSIQYHGGGGEAMNPKIETVDKPTLPWTKTVTLRGIMPAAVMPVAADLTGTEVTCRITHKGKVLKEETGEGLATAGGCIAESPVGG
- a CDS encoding AAA family ATPase, which translates into the protein MTVSETVAKAGNEALRPHAEDAFADELKALAAADDRPRPVNWRLSPWAVATYLLGGTLPDGTVITPKYVGPRRIVEVAVTTLATDRALLLLGVPGTAKTWVSEHLAAAVSGDSTLLVQGTAGTPEEAIRYGWNYAQLLAHGPSRDALVPSPVMRAMSEGMTARVEELTRIPADVQDTLITILSEKTLPVPELGQEVQAVRGFNLIATANDRDRGVNDLSSALRRRFNTVVLPLPLTPEAEVDIVSRRVDQIGRSLDLPAAPEGLEEIRRVVTVFRELRDGVSTDGRTKIKSPSGTLSTAEAISVVTGGLALAAHFGDGVLRPGDVAAGILGAVVRDPAADRVVWQEYLETVVRERDGWKDFYRACREVSA
- a CDS encoding DUF5691 domain-containing protein yields the protein MTTTASASPWEELVTSALLGTDRRTPPAGTTPAGKDAPVALLDAAALHTVRRRAGLSPAPPAADGTLPEPAPHDGRRALPPPARRRLVQLLADRSGSSGSGGRRGTAPDLTELLPQWLAAADEHGYQAPASVLPALLDAARARTDLRPHALTFAGPRGLWLARLNPEWKFALRGGSAGSTLPDMDDMEAVRSLWEEGLFAERVALLAGLRTHDAGAALELLASTWVTERAEDRLMFLDSLRSGLSDADEPFLEQALSDRSRNVRSTAAELLSALPHSALAGRMAARAASCVAMDRSGGAEATIVVEAPHECDADMQRDGIVPAPPSGRGERSWWLGQLVEAAPLSVWPDRLGGRSVREIVALPVSDGWADELHAAWCRAAVRQQDADWSRALLGTPAAPPSTGPGTTSPAERSKLLSALPDDERAAWVAEFIAAHGLSEAFQLLGVCTVPWAAPLGRAVVDALDIARDAGSYPWSFSGVMGLAERCLSPDEADRLEVLTAVPDEQEDASPGAGGYWSEAFQRLVSTLRLRAMMHEELAAA
- a CDS encoding SWIM zinc finger family protein, translating into MLLSNGGTAPASMDQGAARWAAEQVLSLAPDNASRKAGSKLGAAGPWSGAGCDASGAVWGLCKGSGSKPYQTVVDTTGPAYKCSCPSRKFPCKHALGLLLLWACDEQTVPQSEAPEWADGWLSGRRSRAAAEEQPGTGSGAAKSADPEAARRRAERRAERITAGATELEQRLADLLRGGLAATERSGYGLWEETAARMVDAQAPGLAARVRELGAIPGSGPGWPVRLLEECALIHLLDSAWLGRERLPEPLAATVRGRVGLPSAAEGPAVRDQWLVLAQYDSADGKLTTRRVWLHGRGSEQTALLLSFGAAGRSPQLALPVGLMIDAEVTPHGAGRPRAELGTRFGPPVAIDAPPPGGPCASAADAYGQALRDDPWLDSWPVTLTGVIPVPDGTGWQLVDADGGAALPVAAAALTRPGLWKLVALAGGRPVTVFGEFGHRGFVPLTAWPEDMSETVPLI
- a CDS encoding cobalamin B12-binding domain-containing protein, which translates into the protein MGVTGPIRVVVAKPGLDGHDRGAKVIARALRDAGMEVIYTGLHQTPEQIVDTAIQEDADAIGLSILSGAHNTLFAKVIELLKERDAEDIKVFGGGIIPEADIAPLKEKGVAEIFTPGATTASIVDWVNANVRATAEA